Proteins encoded by one window of Cylindrospermum stagnale PCC 7417:
- the rimP gene encoding ribosome maturation factor RimP, whose product MTHPLIPQIIDLATPVAEELGLEVVGIVFHTNQRPPVLRVDIRNLQQDTGLDDCERMSRSLEAELDASEIIPDAYVLEVSSPGISRQLVTDREFISFKGFPVIISTSPPYEGQQEWTGQLIRRDETTVYLNQKGRVVEIERALITRVQLDERR is encoded by the coding sequence ATGACTCATCCCTTAATACCACAAATTATTGACTTGGCAACACCAGTGGCAGAAGAGCTGGGATTGGAAGTCGTCGGCATAGTTTTTCACACTAACCAACGTCCGCCGGTGTTGCGGGTAGACATCCGTAATCTTCAGCAGGACACTGGTTTGGATGATTGCGAGCGGATGAGTCGTTCGTTAGAAGCCGAATTAGATGCGTCGGAGATAATTCCAGATGCTTATGTGTTAGAAGTATCCAGTCCTGGTATTTCGCGGCAACTGGTTACCGACAGGGAGTTTATTTCCTTTAAAGGATTTCCTGTAATTATCTCCACTTCCCCACCCTACGAGGGACAGCAAGAGTGGACTGGTCAGTTGATTCGCCGGGATGAGACAACAGTTTACTTAAACCAAAAAGGTCGTGTAGTCGAAATTGAGCGCGCCCTGATTACCAGGGTGCAGCTGGATGAGCGCCGCTAG